The sequence TATTCAAGTAAATACCATTAATAGACTTCATGCCTCACCCAGTGACAGCCTATGTTTACTTTTCCGAAGCGTTACGTTCGAAAATGAGGTAGAATTTtcctttgaaaaaaaaaaaaaaaaacagcgaatTTATGGAATTATTGAGAAAAAATTACTATCAATGTAATTTGGCTTTGAGTTTGGCTTCTCATTTAgatgacaattttaataattgtgtagAATTTGGCCATTATCCAGTTCTGTTGAAATTACTAAGAGTAATTCTATTATTTCAGATCGATGATAAAAATGTCCTAACCTAACCAATTAAAGAACATTGTCAATTTTAtcagtattaagtaaaatatcagaaaaaaaaacatattaatcaattaGGCATAGAACAGGCTATTACATTCCCAACAGTTCGATTTTCCTCAGGGTCGTTTTAGGAGTACTACTGCTGAGGGTGCTATTGGAGTTTATTATAAACGCTTCAGTTTGTGTTAGGTATGATATTCTTTTgagaaaaacttaaaaactatAGAACCAAAGGCTCTGCGTTAGAATCATTTGCTACGTACCTAAcaagtgttatttttatgtataaaataaatgtattgatttatttttacattgacGGAAAACAACATACATTTAGTCGTTTAGGCCTCATTCATTTAGGCCTCATTTAGGCCTCAGTGAGACCGTGGTTGCATGCCATGGGCGATCCCGTTGcatcaccactcggcggcatgatGGAAATGGTggaacccgaggatggttttactGAGTAGTATAGGGCATTAGGCCCTGGTACGGGCCTTATACCCGCATCAGTAGTAAAACGACCTTGAGTAAAATCAAACTTATGTGAATGTAATAGCCTTTTCgagttcaaatataataataattgattaaacatgttttttttataaatattttacttaatactggTAAAGTTAAAATAGTTCTATAGTCGTTCGGGTCATTTCTATCACAGAActgaaataattgaattactttAAGTGATTTCAATAGATCTGGATAATGACCAAATTCtacacatttattaaagatgagAACAAAATGGAAGGAATATAGACAATTACATTGATAATCATTTGTACTGGAAAAAAAACAGTGATTAATGGAATTATCCATTAATCGctggtttttttaaaaatttaatgatataaaattgctTACTATTTCGTAATATGTTCAAAGGAAAATTCAACCTCATCTTTGAGAACGTAACGCTTCGGGAAAGTAAACTTAGGGTGTCATTAGGTGAAGAATTATGTCTTTAAGAATTAAGTTTTAGTGGTATTTACTGGAATATTAGAGAAATACTCTTAGAATTCATTGGAGTCTTCACTTATAATATTCCCTTTTATATTAAGGTCTTGCCTTGCCCtgcatcaaatttaattttgtcctAAGTagttttcatgttatttttagctttaaattattttcagcatatagctaatttgtaaaaaaccatcaaatattattttctgtcaCGACTCGGTGCGATCTAGTGCACGATGTTAGAACGATATCCTAAACCACAGGTATGATCCAATAACAATGCACAAAGTTTAATCCAGACGGTTGAACAATACAAGAATAAAAGTCAGCGTTCATTTTcacaataaagattttatttttgttttaatggaaatcaataataataaacaataaataaaaacaacagacAACAATAAATTCAGTTTCATTGGTTTTTGAACGATTTCTCAAACAATCCTTTGTTGTTAGTTGTTAACACTAATCCGGTCACAGTTCACTCAACAATAATATCGTGCTAATCTTCAAGTTGTTTTCAAAGGTACTTCGCTAGGTAGTATTTGTAGGCACTTATCCGAACGAATACGTCTGGAACTCCATGCGCGCAGGCCAAACCCCATGATACGATACCCACTTGTCGCAAATCTAACGTCACCAGGGGGCTGCCAGAGTCACCCTGCGGACAGAAGTAGGCATTAGACCTTAGTATATATTGTCTTTAGGTAATAGCCTAAagacaatatatacatattacaataaataaagagaaaaaGTTGCATATCTCACATTGCACATGCCATGTCCGACGGAGTGCAGCGTACATATCTCAATCTCAGGGTAGACCGGAGGTGTCCAGCCGACGTTGATGGAGGCCTCCTTCCAAGCCTTGATACATTGTGGACCAGAGACCGTGTTCACGTGTAACATTTGCAGATGATACGGGATATCACCCCAGGCCTTAAAccaaaattgatatattaatcgaattgcttatttaaatattttcaaatatatcgaCGGCTCTTCTGCACTCTTACAAAAAATAAGTCTAGAAAATGGGTTGTCTGGTAACTGGTCATCTTCACCAATTGAATAAAGTGGAAGCCATTCCTTACACATGAACCTAAGCGAAAAATAATCTGGGATGTTGTATCCCTGTCGAGAAGGAAACTGTACTCTTACCTCAACACGGCCCCACCCTGTGACTAAGCTCTTTACGCCGCCATTTATCCACCCGAAATTCAGAGCTATGGGACCGACGCGCTCGCTGTACACGATCTTCTCAGTAGTTTTAAGGACGCCTATGTCATTTTTCAGGATACCCCAGTCCCAATGGGGATGGATATCATAATcagaaaactttatatattgtgACGAATTCCAGTGGGGCGAACCGATTACTCCCTCGAAATTACTGTAAAATACAAGATTGTAGCAATCATCATGAAATACGCATAGTTATTTAATTCTTACAGGCGttacttaaaactaatatttccCAAAACTCACGGCAACAACCCTTCCCAGTGAACAAAGGGTTCGATGCAGTGGGCAGCGCTCAATACATATCGTGTACTGATGATGGATCCGCCGCACACTAATGCCTTCACGTAATATCCACTCACGAGCGCTACCATGTACTTCCCGTAACCTTCGGGGGCGTCTTGCCCGCCCACTATACGAGATgtcaaaaagtttttaacatCATACTGAGGCTGCACTGATTCAAGAGGATGTCctgaaatttgtattaatatatatttaaaacaataattctttttaaacatataaatactaaaaaaatatataattttttgtaaagcATTTACCACTCGTGGCTTGGAAAAGGATCACAAAAGTAAGAGCTAATTTGGTAAACATGTTTGTATGTTTCAATGGAAAACGGTTTGTGccgtattttttaattgcctagtatttatatgaaacattattattgattatccATTCGATAATGATTAAGAGTTAATTAAACTTTACCTCCGTTGACTTTCATTATTACTTATGCGTTGTTGTCTCGGACcgataatacaaataaacaaaaattttaacaaaaaaaaacgacttttaAAAAGATACTATtccaaaacaatttttaatatgcactaaaaagtaaaaaaataatcgcgtattcttctacaacttaatattcaatttactttTTCTACTCATCAATACATAGGTACGATTTATGAATTTACCACGCAGGAAGGTAGATAGGTACCTActcactttaaatctaacttaacacatatCTATGAGgaacaaacaatgatcaaaatattttttagagttcTCCTaagttaaatgaaatgaaaaatattagactacttaaaagtcgatttacgataatataatgtagatacaattattgttagttttggaGTCGGTGTCAGTCAAGAAAAtactacaatatacataaataccaatacctaattagttatataattaattatatacaagcaGAAAATAAAACCAGCGATTTATAGAATTATTGAGTAAAAATGATTATCAATGTAAGTTAGCTGTGGATTTGGCTTCTCATTTAGATctcatctttaataaatgtgtataCTGTGATATTTTTTCAGATCTGTTgaaattaagtaggtatattaattacattttttaagccCGGTGATAAAAATGTCTCAGACAACTATAGAACAATCTCAATTTTAccagtattaagtaaaatattagaaaaaataatgcttaatcaattattattatatttgtactcGAACAGGCATTACATTCTCAACAGTTCGATTTCACTCAGAGCCGTTTTATTACTGCTGAAGGTGTATCCTTTATCGAGCATGTTTTTCATGCGTTCAGAGTTCACAAAATGCTATTTCAGGtttttgtgacttatcaaaagctttcgatAGTGAtaagcataatattattttagcaaaaCTTATTtctaagataatttaatacctacgttaataaaaaagttatgaaGGTTGTTATCAACGGGGCAGAATCAAATAGCTTTCGGTTGCAAATGGGTGTACaacagggttcaattttaggagctctattgtttttaatatatgtaaacgatttaccttattttgttaATAGCACTTGCGACATTGTATTGTTTGCAAATGATGCATCACTTGTTTTAAACCTGACAAAAAGATAAACAGCGATGACGTCTTATGGTCTGTCTCAGGTTCTTCGATGGTTTGACAGAAATAATATAGTCctaaatataagaaatggtaaatatatgttatttgcCCTgccaaatgaaaaattatacaagaaTTCCAATAATCAAGGTATCCGACACAGGACGGATTGAGAACAATTATTGTGATTACTAACATCATTATAAATCTggtcatttaaaaatagcaacTATGCGCgtttcttgtcgtttcttctcgctgaaGACTGCTTTCCAAAAGAGaggtagagttgaaatattgacgattgaAAATGCGTCATTGTAAGgttttcttgaataaaatacattagatttgactttatttgaaaaaaggtCGAATCAACCGTTGAAGAATgaggattatatatttttttggccTCTTTTTGGGTAAAAATTAGATTGTAATGATTATAAACAATCAGGGTGGAAGTTATTGGCCAACaaagaaaatgataaattaaatccgGTGTATTGGATACATAGAacgatttcaattttaaatgaaagacTTAGCAGTTCAGGTActtctaatttattaatgacCCTACGAGGATTACTCTATACTTAGCCTCTCCTAAGGGATTGCGGGATAGATAAAAACGGTTTTGAGAGATGCAGGCATTAAAACAACTTCAAGAAGCATACGTTCCATTGTTGCTTCGAGCAATTGGATTAACAATTTTTCCCTTGGTGGTATTATGGCTCGAGGAAACTGGAGATCAGCTACCACTTTCAAAAATTTCTATCGGCCTGAAGTTTTATCTTTTTTGAAGAGTAAACCACGCTTCGCTTTTTAATCCTTCGCGTTGAAGTCATTAAGGAGTAATatctacattaaaaatttacgCAAGAATTTTCACAACTTAATCATCTTACAGTTATAAggaaattgttttcaaatatttatatattaacttttcaaattaaaaacttacgaGTATATGCTTATTaattcgtaaattatttttattttaatcacattGGCATCTTTTTACCAGGCGATATCAAATAAGTCTCATTATTTAAGCTACTTAATCGTTTTACCTGAAATAAAACGCATATTAAACCTTATTAGAAGCCTAGCTTCTATTTCTGCCTGGTGCATAATGCTAACGAGGAAATCGCTGCCTATCACCAGCGCTTCCTTCCAGGCCTGATGAAAAGGTAAGGTAGTGCGAAAGAGACATACATACCCGGGTAGACAGTGAGGTAAATTATGACGGGAAACGGATCTACCTATATCATTATTAAAGCTTCTAATAAAACGGTCAAGTggtttaatatgtacatatgtatacatatgcGATTATTTGTTACGGTACAATCATTGTCGTTTTTATTCAAACAGACATTaggtagtaatttaatttatttttttttagcctCTAAGGACCTTGAAACTATGACTAACAACTTTATCATTAGTAGggattaacataattattatacaagctCATCGTTTTATCTGAGTGACAATATAAACGCAAGGTTTTTTAAAGTTCAAGATGTATTGTGAATTTCCATGTTTTCTGTATTATCGGTCTGAGACAACAACGCATAAGTAATAATGAAAGTCAACGGAGGTAAAGTTTAATTAACTCTTAATCATTATCGAATTGATAATCaattataatgtttcatataaatactaggcaattaaaaaatacggCACAAACCGTTTTCCATTGAAACATACAAACATGTTTACCAAATTAGCTTTTACTTTTGTGATCCTTTTCCAAGCCACGAGTGGTAAAtgctttacaaaaaatatatttgtttagtatatgtatgtaaaaagaattattattttaaatatatgttaatacaaATTTCAGGACATCCTCTTGAATCAGCGCAGCCTCAGTATGatgttaaaaactttttgacATCTCGTATAGTGGGCGGGCAAGACGCCCCCGAAGGTTACGGGAAGTACATGGTAGCGCTCGTGAGTGGATATTACGTGAAGGCATTAGTGTGCGGCGGATCCATCATCAGTACACGATATGTATTGAGCGCTGCCCACTGTATCGAACCCTTTGTTATCTGGGGAGAGTTATTGCCGTGAGTATTGTCAAATTTACAGTTCAAATAACGCCTGTAAGAAAAGCTTAGCACAGCATCTTAGGTAATATTCATTgctgcaatttatattttacagacaATTCAGGGGAGTAATCGGTTCGCACCACTGGAATTCGTcacaatatataaagttttctgATCATGATATCCATCCCCATTGGGACTGGGGTACCCTGAAAAATGACATTGGCGTCCTTAAAACTACTGAGAAGATCGTGTACAGCGAACGTGTCGGTCCCATAGCTCTGAATTTCCGGTGGGTAAATGGTGGGGTAAAGAGCCGTGTCTTGGGGTGGGGCCGTATTGAGGTAAGGATAAAATTAATACCACATAGTAGTAACGGACTTCAAGGCAACATCATCTTAGATGATTTGCCGCTAATTGACGGTGTATGGAATGTCCAATTCAAATAAACGGTAGCAATTATAGGTTCTCTTTTctcattttcaaaaatacttttatgagcAATAGATGtcactgatatatatattttattttaaggtctGGGGTGATATCCCTTACCAGCTGCAAATGTTACACGTGAACACAATCTCTGGTAAACAATGTATCGAGGCTTGGAACCAAGTCGCGGGCTCGAAACCTCCGTACCAACCCGAGGTTGAGATATGTACGCTCCACTCGGTTGGACATGGCATGTGTCATGTGagtttctttaaaatatcacccataaaatcaaaatgtcgttaaatattttcttcactGTCCCTCTGCTTTACGAAACCAAGGATTCTTCTGAACTtcgttcatatttataatttaagctatgttatatatcatacataaaaatacacattCACTCAAATAATTCATCAAATCTTATACCAAATTGTAatctataaaagatataaaCTTAAGATACAagcttattgtttttaaaatttggtGTAGTGTCATAAGAGGAGgtgaactataatatttataatgacaatTTATTCCGGACTAGGCTCATATAGGATAGACGAGTTATCTGAATTATCAAGTTTGGAATTGGCACTATTAACCTTTTTGCACAAATGTTTTGCAAACAGTGCGGGCAAGTGCAACACCGCACAGTGCAAGACAAGACCAAAACTAATTTTATCTAATACAAGTTTGGGCTTGGAATTTCTCAACagactataaaaacaaaaatcaattattgtttCATATCTTTAGGTAATATCTTGTGCCTGTTACTGTTTACAGGGTGACTCTGGCAGCGCCCTGGTGACGTTACACGACGTTAAACAAGTGGGCATCGTGTCATGGGGACTCCCTTGCGCACAAGGAATTCCAGACGTATACACTAGGATAAGTGCCTATATCCACTACCTggcaaaatatctttaaaaccgGATTAGTCTTAATAGAAATAAGatcaacttaaatatatttacataaatgaaaattaaaataattgtatgttttcTGTACAAAGTAATGCTGACTTTTGTTTCATTTTGCTTATGATACTTATGGTGATGAGTGTGCCACTAGACAAATTCGTCTACGTCATTGATTTTACGAGAGATTAGCGACTTGGATGAGAGATATAATAGCACTCATGTGTTTATGCGAACAAGAATGTACTCTCATAATGCAATGTCACGGTAAACTCAAGGCGACCAAAGAGGCAAAGGACCAGCTTTATATGATTTTCTAGGCACGAGGAGCTTAACCTTAACTTCAGACCGAGTACCTTAGATCGCCTGTAGTAATC comes from Vanessa tameamea isolate UH-Manoa-2023 chromosome 15, ilVanTame1 primary haplotype, whole genome shotgun sequence and encodes:
- the LOC113402790 gene encoding chymotrypsin-2-like encodes the protein MVALVSGYYVKALVCGGSIISTRYVLSAAHCIEPFVIWGELLPQFRGVIGSHHWNSSQYIKFSDHDIHPHWDWGTLKNDIGVLKTTEKIVYSERVGPIALNFRWVNGGVKSRVLGWGRIEVWGDIPYQLQMLHVNTISGKQCIEAWNQVAGSKPPYQPEVEICTLHSVGHGMCHGDSGSALVTLHDVKQVGIVSWGLPCAQGIPDVYTRISAYIHYLAKYL
- the LOC135193661 gene encoding chymotrypsin-2-like — protein: MKVNGGHPLESVQPQYDVKNFLTSRIVGGQDAPEGYGKYMVALVSGYYVKALVCGGSIISTRYVLSAAHCIEPFVHWEGLLPNFEGVIGSPHWNSSQYIKFSDYDIHPHWDWGILKNDIGVLKTTEKIVYSERVGPIALNFGWINGGVKSLVTGWGRVEAWGDIPYHLQMLHVNTVSGPQCIKAWKEASINVGWTPPVYPEIEICTLHSVGHGMCNGDSGSPLVTLDLRQVGIVSWGLACAHGVPDVFVRISAYKYYLAKYL